The following are encoded together in the Pedobacter steynii genome:
- a CDS encoding DUF6268 family outer membrane beta-barrel protein — protein MKTLILVRSCNISNNLQIASHCRYKGMTKWSRLCLLVFFLVLFSNKGHGQIIQDVGGIAATIHNKASFKDLPSESSLSEHKFQLNTYDAWLPVPPFKIGRTSIFSNLNYRLMDFKYENNTIADPNLMERIHEIKSVIIIRRPISGKWSILGIAMPALAADLKKSVSFDDLILDGILGVSKKFGAESNLEIGLGVHAMYSFGETLITPGISIDYRSTNNKWLAQFYWPRLNVLYSVNPNTQIGLAGSIDWTRFNLKNYPGYKGQEVDYAQFSTIHGGLQLHQRLVGGIWLQVQGGMGLLNRYELFDTRQKTVNDFSISNMAYGKAALSYRVGRRTNKH, from the coding sequence ATGAAAACATTAATCCTGGTTAGAAGCTGTAATATCAGTAATAACCTCCAAATTGCCTCACATTGTAGATATAAAGGGATGACCAAATGGTCCCGTCTTTGTCTGCTGGTTTTTTTTCTAGTCCTCTTTTCGAATAAGGGTCATGGCCAGATTATTCAGGATGTTGGTGGTATTGCCGCCACTATTCATAATAAAGCCAGTTTTAAGGATCTGCCCTCAGAAAGTTCGCTGTCCGAGCATAAGTTTCAGCTGAATACTTACGACGCATGGTTACCTGTTCCTCCTTTTAAAATTGGCAGGACGAGCATTTTTAGTAACCTGAATTATCGCTTGATGGATTTTAAATATGAGAACAATACCATAGCGGATCCAAATCTTATGGAACGAATCCACGAAATAAAATCGGTAATTATTATCCGGCGCCCGATTTCAGGTAAATGGTCGATTTTGGGAATTGCAATGCCTGCTCTTGCTGCGGATTTGAAAAAGTCCGTTTCATTTGATGACCTGATCCTGGACGGAATACTTGGGGTATCGAAAAAATTTGGTGCAGAATCGAATCTGGAAATCGGATTGGGTGTTCATGCCATGTATTCCTTCGGAGAGACCCTGATTACTCCGGGAATATCCATTGATTATCGGAGTACAAACAATAAGTGGTTAGCCCAGTTTTATTGGCCAAGGTTAAATGTGCTCTATAGTGTAAACCCCAATACCCAGATAGGTTTGGCTGGTTCCATAGACTGGACGCGGTTTAACCTGAAAAACTATCCTGGCTACAAAGGTCAGGAGGTTGATTACGCGCAGTTCTCTACTATTCATGGTGGCCTCCAGTTACATCAACGTCTGGTAGGAGGAATCTGGCTTCAGGTACAGGGCGGAATGGGACTTTTAAATCGTTACGAACTCTTCGATACCAGGCAAAAAACAGTGAATGACTTCTCAATTTCGAACATGGCTTACGGAAAAGCTGCACTGAGCTATCGTGTTGGCAGGAGAACAAATAAACATTAA
- a CDS encoding helix-turn-helix domain-containing protein, whose amino-acid sequence MSTDFATLKTPVQIHSIEKTSGFIKVPTPLHRPEYNFIVHITKGNAKQQVDANLISIKENEILFVRQGNVTSLKEVSPDAAGHMILFEDQTLNQLLSKQELIKLFSANTVIHLSEENSVWLTSLFELLSVEIYDPSPNLGICYSLLQAGLQKIFTSSKELNKGINRSAEITFNFKELVYKHYLKHKSILFYADELSVSENYLHRCIKETIGESPKEWISKVCILQSQLLLQDLTKSISEIAFELNYGDPSYFGRLFKKITGLTPSEYRIAFMQDLSG is encoded by the coding sequence ATGTCAACGGATTTTGCAACTTTAAAAACACCTGTTCAGATACATAGCATAGAAAAAACATCTGGTTTCATTAAAGTACCCACTCCATTACATAGACCAGAATACAATTTCATTGTTCATATTACCAAAGGAAATGCGAAACAGCAGGTAGATGCTAATTTGATATCAATAAAAGAGAATGAAATCTTATTTGTCAGACAAGGGAATGTTACCTCATTAAAGGAGGTGAGCCCTGATGCAGCCGGGCACATGATTTTATTTGAAGACCAGACACTCAACCAATTGTTATCAAAACAGGAACTCATTAAACTCTTTTCTGCCAATACCGTTATTCATTTATCAGAGGAGAACAGCGTATGGCTAACCTCGTTGTTTGAACTGTTGAGCGTCGAGATTTATGATCCAAGTCCAAACCTTGGTATCTGTTATTCTCTTTTGCAGGCAGGGTTACAGAAAATCTTTACTTCCAGTAAAGAACTGAATAAAGGTATAAACCGAAGCGCCGAAATTACTTTCAATTTTAAAGAACTGGTTTACAAACACTATCTTAAACATAAGTCGATCTTATTTTATGCTGATGAGCTCTCTGTTTCCGAAAATTATCTCCATCGCTGTATCAAGGAAACAATTGGGGAAAGTCCCAAGGAATGGATCAGTAAAGTATGCATCCTGCAAAGCCAGTTGCTCTTACAGGACCTGACCAAAAGCATTTCAGAAATTGCTTTTGAGCTTAATTATGGAGACCCAAGTTATTTTGGCCGCCTTTTTAAAAAGATAACCGGCCTAACCCCCTCTGAATATCGAATTGCTTTTATGCAGGATTTGTCCGGATAA
- a CDS encoding helix-turn-helix domain-containing protein: MLSTKMIGNKIIKARKEKNLSQAQLAERLFISSQAVGKWERGESMPDITTFSRIAEILGVDLNYFSDNFQSEVREASAAETLVKPSDELPSLKREKKFNWDMSRGNWVDANFSGLKNLHEKLSSSNMQRCIFIGSDLSGLLLKSNNLDSCDFSNSDISGSHIQTSQLDNNLFKNSFLKTAKFSKSHIKFCDFSGSDISNSHIQSSHFENNLFKYSSMKEVNILRSHFKGCDFSDADFTGMEFKSGGFVHSKIVNAVWNHSSFIGVQIEDIVFDSNLEDCYFENCSFNWVKFQSVTLINTFFKDNRFKRIQFVDCQADQITYEFLKSGKADLTGIRVLTP, translated from the coding sequence ATGTTAAGTACAAAGATGATCGGAAATAAAATTATCAAAGCAAGAAAGGAAAAAAATCTTTCTCAGGCCCAGCTTGCTGAACGTTTATTCATTAGTTCTCAGGCAGTCGGAAAGTGGGAACGCGGAGAATCAATGCCGGATATCACTACTTTTAGCCGTATCGCAGAAATTCTAGGTGTTGATCTCAACTATTTTTCAGATAATTTCCAATCTGAGGTCAGGGAGGCCTCCGCTGCTGAAACATTGGTTAAACCATCAGATGAGTTGCCGTCACTAAAACGGGAGAAAAAGTTCAACTGGGATATGTCGAGAGGCAATTGGGTAGATGCTAATTTTTCCGGGTTGAAAAACCTACATGAAAAATTGAGTTCTTCCAACATGCAACGCTGCATATTTATAGGTTCAGATCTATCCGGACTTCTTTTAAAAAGCAATAATCTCGATAGCTGTGACTTCTCGAATTCCGATATCAGCGGCAGCCATATCCAAACTTCCCAGTTAGACAACAATTTATTCAAGAACAGTTTCCTGAAAACAGCTAAATTTTCAAAAAGCCATATCAAATTCTGCGACTTCTCCGGTTCTGATATCAGCAACAGCCACATTCAGAGTTCGCACTTTGAGAACAATCTATTTAAGTACAGCTCCATGAAAGAAGTCAACATTTTAAGAAGCCATTTCAAAGGTTGTGATTTTTCTGATGCTGATTTTACCGGAATGGAGTTTAAATCCGGAGGCTTTGTGCATAGTAAAATTGTAAATGCGGTATGGAATCACAGCTCTTTTATTGGAGTTCAGATTGAGGATATTGTTTTCGACAGCAATTTGGAGGACTGTTATTTTGAAAACTGCTCTTTTAACTGGGTGAAATTCCAGAGCGTAACCCTGATTAACACGTTCTTTAAAGACAACAGGTTTAAACGGATCCAGTTTGTTGATTGTCAGGCAGACCAAATCACCTACGAATTCCTGAAAAGTGGAAAAGCAGATTTAACGGGGATCAGAGTGCTGACCCCATAG
- a CDS encoding RNA polymerase sigma factor, which produces MQNNKHEQQDFFTGLIKANHASIYRICRAYLYDASYADDLYQEILYQIWKSIKSFKGDSKVSTWIYRIAVNTAIGFNLKNKRHQHESIAESLQMPYIESLPEKQEQEVQLNKLRYCISQLVAQDRLIISLLLEQKSYKEIAEITGATMSNTGVRINRIKERLLYLMQNTRP; this is translated from the coding sequence TTGCAGAATAATAAACACGAACAGCAGGATTTCTTTACCGGACTCATCAAGGCAAATCATGCCAGTATCTACAGGATTTGCCGTGCTTATCTATATGATGCTTCTTATGCCGACGACCTTTATCAGGAGATTCTTTATCAGATATGGAAAAGCATTAAAAGTTTTAAGGGTGATTCTAAGGTAAGCACCTGGATTTATCGGATAGCCGTAAATACAGCGATTGGATTCAACCTGAAAAACAAACGACATCAGCATGAATCTATCGCTGAATCTCTGCAAATGCCTTATATAGAATCCTTACCAGAAAAACAGGAACAGGAAGTACAGCTAAACAAACTTCGTTACTGTATTAGCCAACTGGTTGCTCAGGACCGCCTGATCATTTCTTTATTGCTGGAACAGAAGAGTTACAAGGAAATTGCCGAAATCACCGGAGCGACCATGTCCAATACCGGAGTGCGGATTAACCGGATAAAAGAACGTTTACTTTATTTAATGCAAAATACCCGACCATGA